One genomic region from Bacillus aquiflavi encodes:
- the ilvD gene encoding dihydroxy-acid dehydratase: protein MRSDMIKKGFDRAPHRSLLRAAGVKEEDFNKPFIAVCNSYIDIVPGHVHLQEFGKLVKEAIREARGVPFEFNTIGVDDGIAMGHIGMRYSLPSREIIADAVETVVAAHWFDGMVCIPNCDKITPGMMMASMRLNIPTIFVSGGPMAAGRTSDGKKISLSSVFEGVGAYQSGKIDEKGLQELEQYGCPTCGSCSGMFTANSMNCLAEALGLALPGNGTILAIDPARKDFVKKSAKQLMKLIELDIKPRDIVTEKTIDNAFALDMALGGSTNTVLHTLAIANEAEINYPLERINEVASRVPHLAKLAPASDVHIEDLHEAGGVSAVLNELTKKEGALHLDCLTVTGKTLGENVQGCEVQNYNTIYPIDKPYSKSGGLAVLFGNLAPDGAIIKTGGVQGGITRHEGEAIVFDSQDEALEGIAKGEVKEGHVVIIRYEGPKGGPGMPEMLAPTAQIVGMGLGTKVALVTDGRFSGASRGLSIGHVSPEAAEGGPIAFVQTGDCIVIDIEKRTLNVEITEEELTRRKSEWKGFESKVKTGYLARYSKLVTSASTGGIMKI, encoded by the coding sequence ATGCGTAGTGACATGATTAAAAAGGGATTTGACCGAGCTCCGCACCGAAGTTTATTAAGGGCGGCCGGAGTAAAAGAGGAGGATTTTAATAAGCCATTTATTGCAGTATGTAACTCATATATTGATATTGTTCCCGGTCATGTTCATTTGCAGGAATTTGGAAAGCTTGTAAAGGAAGCAATTCGTGAAGCACGCGGTGTTCCATTTGAGTTTAATACGATTGGCGTTGATGATGGAATTGCGATGGGACATATTGGTATGCGCTATTCACTACCTAGTAGGGAAATTATTGCTGATGCAGTTGAGACTGTTGTAGCAGCTCATTGGTTTGATGGCATGGTCTGTATTCCTAACTGTGACAAAATTACACCAGGAATGATGATGGCATCTATGCGCTTGAATATTCCGACAATATTTGTGAGCGGAGGTCCAATGGCTGCTGGACGGACAAGTGATGGCAAGAAAATTTCATTATCATCAGTTTTTGAAGGTGTAGGAGCCTATCAGTCTGGCAAAATTGATGAAAAAGGTTTACAAGAGTTGGAGCAATATGGCTGTCCAACGTGTGGCTCATGTTCAGGCATGTTCACAGCTAATTCGATGAACTGTCTAGCAGAAGCATTAGGGTTAGCATTACCTGGGAATGGAACGATTTTAGCGATTGATCCAGCACGTAAAGATTTTGTGAAAAAATCTGCTAAACAGTTGATGAAGCTAATAGAGTTAGATATTAAACCACGGGATATCGTAACAGAAAAAACGATAGACAATGCTTTCGCTCTTGATATGGCTTTAGGTGGTTCAACTAATACTGTTTTGCATACACTTGCGATCGCTAATGAAGCAGAAATAAACTATCCTCTTGAACGAATTAATGAGGTAGCGTCTCGTGTACCTCATTTAGCAAAGCTTGCACCTGCTTCTGATGTGCATATTGAAGACTTACATGAAGCTGGCGGTGTTTCCGCGGTTTTAAATGAACTAACAAAAAAAGAGGGTGCCCTTCATTTAGATTGTTTAACGGTTACAGGAAAGACACTTGGGGAAAACGTTCAAGGCTGCGAAGTGCAAAATTACAATACGATTTATCCGATTGATAAGCCTTACTCAAAAAGCGGTGGATTAGCTGTTTTATTCGGTAATTTAGCTCCAGATGGCGCAATTATTAAAACAGGCGGCGTACAGGGAGGAATCACTCGCCATGAAGGAGAGGCAATCGTCTTTGATTCACAAGATGAAGCATTAGAAGGGATTGCAAAGGGAGAAGTGAAGGAAGGCCACGTCGTCATTATCCGCTACGAAGGGCCAAAAGGGGGACCAGGAATGCCAGAAATGCTTGCTCCTACAGCTCAAATCGTCGGAATGGGATTAGGTACGAAAGTTGCCTTAGTAACAGATGGACGATTTTCCGGTGCTTCGCGTGGTCTGTCAATTGGCCATGTTTCCCCAGAGGCTGCTGAGGGAGGACCGATTGCCTTCGTTCAAACGGGTGATTGCATTGTCATTGATATTGAAAAAAGAACGCTAAATGTCGAAATTACAGAGGAAGAACTTACTCGCCGTAAGTCTGAATGGAAAGGTTTTGAATCGAAAGTAAAAACGGGTTACTTAGCGCGATACTCCAAGCTTGTAACTTCAGCAAGTACAGGTGGAATTATGAAGATTTAA
- a CDS encoding phosphocarrier protein HPr: protein MIEKQFTVTAETGLHARPATLLVQTASKFESEIQLEYKDKKVNLKSIMGVMSLGVGQGASIKIIVEGSDEATALKVLEETLVKEGLAQ, encoded by the coding sequence ATGATTGAAAAACAATTTACAGTTACAGCTGAAACAGGTCTCCATGCAAGACCAGCTACTTTATTAGTTCAAACAGCGAGTAAATTTGAATCAGAGATACAACTTGAATATAAAGATAAAAAAGTAAATTTAAAATCTATTATGGGTGTGATGTCTCTTGGAGTAGGACAAGGGGCAAGCATTAAAATTATTGTTGAAGGTAGCGACGAAGCAACTGCATTAAAAGTGCTCGAGGAAACATTAGTAAAAGAAGGACTAGCACAATAA
- the ptsP gene encoding phosphoenolpyruvate--protein phosphotransferase: MSFIKGIAASSGLAVAKAYRLVEPNLTFKQSNIEDVEKEIARFHSALKTTEAELREIRVQTEKELGADKANIFDAHLLVISDPELINPIEDQIKSNKMNAEQALKDTAQMFISMFEQMDNDYMKERAADIRDVMKRILSHLLGVKIPNPSMIAEEVIIVAEDLTPSDTAQLNRQYVKGFTTDIGGRTSHSAIMARSMDIPAVVGTKVATKEINDGDLIIIDGLSGEVHINPTPELVKLYEHKIAHYEEQKTGWTKLINEKTVTADGHRVELAANIGSLADLEDAVNNGAEGIGLYRTEFLYMGRDHLPSEEEQYEAYKAVLEGMGENPVIVRTLDIGGDKELPYLQLPKELNPFLGFRAIRLCLEQQHLFRTQLRALLRASVFGNLKVMFPMIATLQEFREGKAIFLEEKEKLLHENIKIAENIELGIMVEIPSTAIQADQFAKEVDFFSIGTNDLIQYTMAADRMNERVSYLYQPFNPAILRLIKMVIDAAHKEGKWTGMCGEMAGEEKAIPLLLGMGLDEFSMSANSILKIRSQISQLNYADLVQLSEKALYMGTAAEVIETIVRKLKL; encoded by the coding sequence ATGAGCTTTATTAAAGGAATTGCCGCTTCAAGTGGACTCGCTGTCGCAAAGGCTTATCGTTTAGTAGAACCAAACCTTACCTTTAAACAAAGTAATATTGAAGATGTAGAAAAAGAAATTGCTCGATTTCATTCTGCACTTAAAACAACAGAAGCTGAGCTTCGGGAGATTCGTGTTCAGACAGAAAAAGAATTAGGAGCGGATAAGGCGAATATTTTTGATGCTCATTTACTTGTCATAAGTGATCCTGAATTAATTAATCCAATTGAAGATCAAATTAAATCGAATAAAATGAATGCAGAGCAGGCTTTAAAAGACACAGCTCAAATGTTTATTTCAATGTTTGAACAAATGGACAATGACTATATGAAAGAGCGTGCAGCAGATATTCGGGATGTAATGAAACGTATACTTTCCCACCTATTGGGTGTAAAAATTCCTAACCCTAGTATGATTGCTGAAGAAGTAATCATCGTAGCGGAAGATTTAACGCCGTCAGACACAGCGCAGCTTAATCGTCAATATGTTAAAGGGTTTACAACGGATATTGGCGGAAGAACGTCTCATTCAGCCATTATGGCGCGGTCAATGGATATACCTGCTGTTGTTGGGACAAAAGTGGCTACAAAGGAAATTAACGATGGCGATTTAATCATTATTGATGGATTAAGTGGGGAAGTACATATTAATCCAACCCCTGAACTAGTAAAACTATATGAACATAAAATAGCTCATTATGAAGAGCAAAAAACTGGTTGGACAAAGCTCATAAATGAAAAAACAGTAACAGCAGATGGCCATCGTGTTGAATTAGCAGCAAACATCGGTTCACTAGCTGATTTAGAAGATGCCGTTAACAATGGTGCTGAAGGTATTGGTTTATATCGAACAGAATTTTTATATATGGGACGAGATCATTTGCCATCGGAAGAAGAACAGTATGAGGCTTATAAAGCTGTTCTTGAAGGAATGGGGGAGAATCCTGTAATTGTTAGAACTCTTGATATCGGCGGTGATAAAGAGCTTCCTTACTTACAACTTCCAAAAGAATTAAATCCGTTTTTAGGGTTTCGGGCAATTCGGCTTTGTCTAGAACAACAACATTTATTTCGTACACAGCTTCGAGCGCTTCTGCGAGCAAGTGTGTTTGGCAATTTAAAAGTAATGTTTCCAATGATCGCTACATTGCAAGAATTTAGGGAAGGGAAAGCAATTTTTCTGGAAGAGAAAGAGAAACTCCTTCATGAAAATATTAAAATAGCAGAAAATATTGAACTTGGTATAATGGTTGAAATTCCATCAACAGCAATTCAAGCGGATCAATTTGCAAAGGAAGTTGACTTTTTCAGTATTGGAACAAATGATTTAATTCAATATACAATGGCTGCTGATCGGATGAATGAGCGGGTTTCTTATTTATATCAGCCGTTCAATCCAGCAATTTTGCGTTTAATAAAAATGGTCATTGATGCAGCCCATAAAGAGGGAAAATGGACAGGAATGTGTGGAGAGATGGCGGGAGAAGAAAAAGCCATTCCGCTTTTGCTCGGCATGGGACTTGATGAGTTTTCAATGAGTGCCAATTCGATTTTAAAGATTCGCTCACAAATTAGTCAATTAAATTATGCCGACTTAGTTCAGTTAAGTGAAAAAGCACTTTATATGGGTACAGCTGCTGAAGTAATAGAGACTATCGTTCGCAAATTGAAATTGTAA
- a CDS encoding SDR family oxidoreductase produces the protein MDLNLNGKVALVVASSQGLGRAIAEELVKEGANVMITSRDREKLQIVKQEIEQLGSGKVTYIKTDITNPEEIEQLIKATNEQFGKLDILINNAGGPPAGSFDSFADSDWQQAFELNLLSYIRMIKHALPLLRKQGGKIVNIASSSIKEPIPGLILSNTFRTAIVGLSKSLAQELAADHILVNTVAPGRIATDRITYLDEVNAKKQGITRVELEQKVKTTIPLGRYGTPEEFAKVVAFLASDGNTYMTGSTFLVDGGMVKAI, from the coding sequence ATGGATTTAAATTTAAATGGAAAAGTGGCTTTAGTCGTTGCATCAAGCCAAGGATTAGGTAGAGCAATTGCTGAGGAGCTTGTTAAAGAAGGGGCAAATGTAATGATTACAAGCCGAGATCGGGAGAAGCTTCAGATCGTTAAACAAGAAATTGAACAGCTCGGTTCAGGAAAAGTAACGTATATAAAAACAGATATTACAAATCCAGAGGAAATTGAACAGCTTATCAAAGCGACAAACGAACAATTTGGCAAGCTTGATATTTTAATTAATAACGCTGGTGGACCACCAGCAGGTTCTTTTGATAGTTTTGCAGATAGCGACTGGCAACAAGCATTTGAACTTAACTTGTTATCATATATTCGGATGATTAAGCATGCGTTGCCATTACTGCGGAAGCAAGGCGGGAAAATTGTTAATATTGCTTCCTCATCCATAAAAGAACCTATTCCCGGCTTAATTTTATCAAATACGTTTAGGACAGCTATTGTCGGCTTGTCTAAGTCGCTTGCCCAAGAATTAGCGGCAGATCATATTTTAGTAAATACTGTTGCGCCAGGCAGAATTGCAACAGACAGAATCACTTATTTGGATGAGGTGAACGCAAAAAAACAAGGCATTACTAGAGTAGAACTAGAACAAAAGGTAAAAACAACTATACCGCTTGGCCGATATGGAACTCCTGAGGAATTCGCTAAAGTTGTCGCTTTTCTTGCATCCGATGGAAATACTTATATGACAGGGAGCACTTTCTTAGTAGACGGCGGTATGGTGAAAGCAATTTAA
- a CDS encoding DUF4176 domain-containing protein, which yields MDKEFDKQLHSLALQKVDQIIQSLTKEIRLKYGHAIQEFFSLFMEDKTVFQELYHAYKKCTSLDLHRKHINFSYTYEDSSHTVSFLDKCFSLDETTFVQLLSNTIDITREVLPLGSIVELDPVYFKPDKEKTSPSKIVITGRFIAPQGYHSYFPYGGVVYPVGEVKIGSQIYFTTPLIKKVVHHGYTDEMEDAFVFLMKQEFIVEKDMNSIEFSNQDMKKLQQEMKQKKKAGES from the coding sequence ATGGATAAAGAGTTTGATAAGCAATTACATAGTCTTGCTTTACAAAAAGTAGATCAAATAATCCAGTCATTAACAAAGGAAATCCGTTTGAAGTATGGTCATGCCATTCAAGAGTTTTTTAGTCTATTCATGGAAGATAAAACTGTATTTCAAGAGCTTTATCATGCTTATAAAAAGTGCACATCATTAGACCTACATCGTAAACACATCAATTTCTCCTATACATATGAAGATTCATCACATACCGTTTCTTTTTTAGATAAATGTTTTTCGTTAGATGAGACAACGTTTGTTCAGTTATTATCGAATACGATTGATATTACACGGGAAGTGCTCCCATTAGGGTCTATTGTAGAACTAGACCCAGTTTATTTTAAACCAGACAAAGAAAAAACATCCCCTTCCAAAATAGTGATCACAGGAAGATTCATCGCTCCACAAGGTTATCATAGCTATTTTCCATATGGAGGGGTCGTCTACCCAGTGGGAGAAGTGAAAATAGGATCACAAATTTATTTTACTACCCCTTTAATCAAAAAGGTCGTTCATCATGGGTATACAGATGAGATGGAGGATGCTTTTGTATTTTTAATGAAGCAGGAATTTATCGTAGAAAAGGATATGAACTCCATTGAATTTTCGAATCAAGATATGAAAAAACTCCAACAAGAAATGAAGCAGAAGAAAAAAGCAGGTGAATCATAA
- a CDS encoding RNase A-like domain-containing protein, with translation MDELWNLYTSKVKKFENVDDAYNDKAANVKSKYTNFFEGVGDVVEWGSEKVWGLVKGLAVGLYEIAKGLLTLVLDAGIVVLSDIIPDIIEPEGLKQAANDRVEIYKQTMKHIISDPMSVVESIGQTAFDAAEDEGIMYVTGFGLTTFVPVVGQAGRGAKGVSTLKGISEGSTKNVPTEILKGIPYSKDFLKQKVTTAKIALGKQKVPVFYKEKLATDSVNITTFGMEIKPLSEVSPQMFSVKGAKGIDNVKPGDTSSLAPGGGLAAHELKGGHLIERHVGKTDEELLERIRNNPRINGSSTFKDRATAEKVASKVLSDLNNKKAVETWISNPQSKSNLVLTYEGTEVIGRGVKRGSTTVENMTNARIVLKKDGEGNYILTGYPN, from the coding sequence ATGGATGAACTATGGAATCTCTACACCTCCAAGGTAAAAAAATTTGAAAATGTCGATGACGCATACAATGATAAAGCCGCAAATGTAAAATCTAAATATACAAACTTTTTCGAAGGCGTAGGGGACGTAGTTGAATGGGGATCAGAAAAAGTATGGGGCCTTGTTAAAGGGCTTGCCGTTGGTTTATATGAAATCGCAAAAGGCCTATTAACGCTTGTCCTTGATGCAGGAATCGTTGTCCTTTCCGATATCATTCCTGATATAATAGAACCAGAAGGATTAAAGCAAGCCGCCAATGATCGAGTGGAAATATACAAGCAAACAATGAAACATATTATTAGTGATCCGATGAGTGTTGTAGAAAGTATCGGACAGACTGCTTTCGATGCAGCAGAAGACGAGGGTATCATGTATGTCACGGGTTTTGGATTGACTACATTTGTACCAGTGGTTGGCCAAGCAGGCAGAGGAGCAAAAGGAGTTTCCACATTAAAAGGAATTAGCGAAGGCTCAACTAAAAATGTCCCAACAGAAATTTTAAAAGGCATCCCTTACAGCAAGGATTTCCTAAAACAAAAAGTGACAACAGCCAAAATCGCATTAGGAAAGCAAAAGGTCCCTGTTTTCTATAAGGAAAAACTTGCGACTGATTCGGTGAATATCACCACCTTTGGGATGGAGATAAAACCCCTTAGTGAAGTTAGCCCGCAGATGTTTTCGGTGAAGGGTGCTAAGGGTATAGATAATGTTAAACCAGGAGATACGAGTTCTCTTGCACCTGGTGGTGGATTGGCTGCACATGAGCTAAAAGGTGGGCATTTGATTGAAAGACATGTTGGAAAAACTGATGAAGAATTATTAGAAAGAATAAGAAATAATCCTAGAATTAATGGCTCTTCTACTTTTAAAGATAGGGCTACTGCTGAGAAAGTTGCTAGTAAGGTCTTAAGCGATCTAAATAACAAAAAAGCAGTTGAAACTTGGATAAGTAATCCTCAAAGTAAGTCAAACTTAGTCTTAACTTATGAAGGAACCGAAGTCATTGGACGTGGAGTAAAAAGAGGTTCTACAACTGTTGAAAATATGACAAATGCTAGAATTGTCTTGAAAAAGGATGGAGAAGGGAATTACATTCTAACTGGCTATCCAAATTAA
- a CDS encoding contact-dependent growth inhibition system immunity protein — MLSSNKLEEPVFQFLAGTFHQDIDSPEEALQELLTEESKEYLEFAIIFLTDFIGSEYSDIEKNEYIQSCADGVYFPAIGLEPLQWLYQVIEQIREAVK, encoded by the coding sequence ATGTTGTCTTCTAACAAACTAGAAGAACCTGTTTTTCAGTTCTTGGCTGGAACTTTTCATCAAGATATTGATTCTCCAGAAGAGGCCTTACAAGAATTATTAACAGAGGAAAGTAAAGAGTATCTGGAATTTGCTATTATCTTTTTAACAGATTTTATTGGTAGTGAATATTCAGATATAGAAAAGAATGAATACATTCAATCTTGTGCGGATGGTGTGTACTTTCCCGCTATTGGTTTAGAACCACTTCAGTGGCTCTATCAGGTTATTGAACAAATAAGAGAAGCTGTTAAGTAA